The Magnolia sinica isolate HGM2019 chromosome 9, MsV1, whole genome shotgun sequence genome contains a region encoding:
- the LOC131255781 gene encoding uncharacterized protein LOC131255781 isoform X4 — protein sequence MALSWPLIFLSSTRPLSTAPPSIRSHLLTRHHLPTISATALSTSQLSLPDKFHPFITTPTKPHDRVLKITAAHFNISFPPLISPHDHWRIWTSLFIAGAFGLWPEKTKVRSALSGALVSTLVALATTNLSIIASEVPVYSDVLEYLLPIAIHLLLFRADLRRILQSIGALLLVFLLGSAAELYDFDDEKLPL from the exons atggcGTTATCATGGCCGCTGATCTTTCTCAGCTCCACTCGCCCACTCTCCACAGCCCCACCATCCATACGATCGCATCTCCTTACCCGCCATCACCTTCCAACCATCTCAGCAACCGCCCTTTCCACTTCCCAACTTTCACTCCCCGACAAATTCCATCCCTTCATCACCACTCCCACAAAACCCCACGACCGGGTGCTGAAGATCACAGCCGCCCACTTCAACATCTCATTCCCACCGCTCATCTCTCCTCACGATCATTGGAGAATATGGACCTCGCTCTTCATAGCTGGTGCATTCGGCCTCTG GCCGGAGAAGACGAAAGTGCGGAGTGCGCTGAGCGGCGCCCTGGTCAGCACTCTGGTGGCGCTTGCCACGACCAACCTCAGCATCATTGCTAGTGAGGTCCCGGTGTATTCTGATGTCTTGGAGTATCTGCTGCCCATCGCCATTCATTTGCTGCTCTTCAGAGCAGATCTGCGTCGCATCCTGCAGTCCATCGGGGCGCTGCTTTTGGTCTTCTTGCTTGGATCAG
- the LOC131256493 gene encoding uncharacterized protein LOC131256493, whose product MAADLSKLHSPTLHGPTIRTIASPYPPSPSNHLSNRPFHFPTFTPRQIPSLHHHSHKTPRPGAEDHSRPLQHLIPTAHLSSRSLENMDLALHSWCIRPLAGEDESAECAERRPGQHSGGACHDQPQHHC is encoded by the exons ATGGCCGCTGATCTTTCTAAGCTCCACTCGCCCACTCTCCACGGCCCCACCATCCGTACGATCGCATCTCCTTACCCGCCATCACCTTCCAACCATCTCAGCAACCGCCCTTTCCACTTCCCAACTTTCACTCCCCGACAAATCCCATCCCTTCATCACCACTCCCACAAAACCCCACGACCGGGTGCTGAAGATCACAGCCGCCCACTTCAACATCTCATTCCCACCGCTCATCTCTCCTCACGATCATTGGAGAATATGGACCTCGCTCTTCATAGCTGGTGCATTCGGCCTCTG GCCGGAGAAGACGAAAGTGCGGAGTGCGCTGAGCGGCGCCCTGGTCAGCACTCTGGTGGCGCTTGCCACGACCAACCTCAGCATCATTGCTAG